In the genome of Candidatus Melainabacteria bacterium, the window AATAGATGAAGCGCAGAAAGCTCAAGCGAACTTGTCGATTGAACCAGATGTCACTGGAATATCTCTACTATCGAAAAAAGTCTCCGACGGAAACCGCGCCATGCTAGCCGGCGAAGTTGCAGCAAAACAGGCACTGCCTGAGCTTAAGCTAAAACTCGCGCTGGCTGGAATTGACCTCGAGAACAGAAGCGATACTGCTCATGACTTACCACAGGCGATACCGGTTGCTGAGCTTCCAACTGCCGAGATTTCAGTTGAGAGCAGATAAAGCCTCTTTGCATCACCGCCGCTTGTAAACTTTTAGCAGCTTGTAGCTCAGGGCACTTCCGCCCTGTCGTCATATGTCGCTTTAGCCGTCCTACGACGGACAAACAACTCACGGATACCATGCCAGCAACAATCATGGAAGCGGATTGTGAGACAATTGCTGAACTAGCGGAAACCCAGAGCAGGATGGAGTCACACATGAGACGAGCAGCACGGTTGTCAGCAGCCTTAGCGTTAAGTTTGAGCCTCGCAACTCTGGCTGTGGTTGCACAGGCGCACACGCAGGTTCTAGGCACCGGACACACACCGTCTATCGCTTCCAATGGGAAGGGGAAGATGTGCATCGTGTTCGAAGGAATGAACGAACAAACAGGCGTTTCCGACGTGTTTTGCTCAATAAGTGACGACGGTGGGAAGACATGGACGCCCCGAGTCGACGTCTCGCCGACTGTTGGTGTTTCAACTCGCCCGCGAGTGGCAATCGAGAGCACGGGCGCGATTGATGTTGTATGGACTGATACCGCATTTGGTGAAAACAATCCCGACATCTTTTTTAGCAGGTCTGCAGATTACGGACGCACCTGGAGCCGAGCTACCAACATAAGTCACACGCCCGGCGCATCAAGAGATCCCGAAATCGCTGTTGGTCCGAATGACCAGCTCCATGTTGTCTTCGCAGAAACTCCAGCTTCAGATTTGGCGACCCGCGATATTTGCTACTCAACGTCGGCGGATGGCGGAAAAACATGGACCGAAGAGCATAGCCTGGAGAACGTGAGCCAAACCAAGAGCGATTCAGCAGAGGCAAGCCTCGCCGTCAGTGCGGATGGTCTTGTGCATGTCGCATGGAAAGAAGAAAATGCGTCAGCCCTCGACAGACCACAGATCTATTATTCACACCGTACCGCATCGGGATGGGCGCCTGGAATAAACGTCAGTAAGAATCTGCGGTATTCCTATCACCCGGTCATCGCATGTGGTGCCAACGGAAACGTATTTATCAACTGGCTCGATAGAGCGCGCGCGGAAGGTGCAGCAGACATCTGGTGCATCACGGTGAAGGACTGCGTGCCGATGGAACCACCGACTCGAATTACACACACGGGCTCGATTGCCAGTGCAGCTGAAATGACGGCCGACAAGGCTAACAGAATTGCAGTCGTCTGGCCGGACCGTGCGTTGGGCTTAAACCTGCCGCGAATTCGTATAAAAACAATGGCGAATGGAACGGCAAACCCATCCCACTCGAAAAAATTCGCGCATAATTCATCAGTTCAACTGGCTCCAGCTGTCGCAATTGACGGTAACAACTTGACCGTGACTTGGGAAGAGCGACGGCTCGATCGAAACCCAATCAAAGTTCGATCTTTCAGTATGTCTGAACTGCTATCAACCAGGTAAAACTACCAGGCACTGGTATTTAACAGAACAACAAAAAACAATGAATAAGCTGGAAGAGTCGATGAGGGCAATTTATGGATCGCAAGATCTGGCAGCCCATCCATTTTTTCAGGGCGGCTTTATCAACTTTGGGTACTGGAAAGACATTCCAATTACTCATGGTATAGAAGTAAATGCTCGAACCTCAGCATCCAGGGCTCTGTACGAGTGCTTACTGAATCAACTAAACATCACTGCCGGTGATACTCTGTTGGAAGTAGGATGCGGACACGGTCTGGGTTGTGCTCTGATCTGCGAGCGCTGGCATCCAGCTTCCGTAATTGGAATCGACTTGATGCCCGAGCAGGTAGAAAGAGCGAACGAAAACTTGCATCGCCTGACGAAAAACGACTGCTCCATAACGTTCCGTCAGGGACGCTCAGATGCGCTAGACTTCCCAGCCGATACGTTCACCAAAATCTATACTGTTGAAGCAGCGCAGCATTTTCCATCCATCCCTAAATTTTTGGAAGAATGCTGGAGAACTCTCAAACCGAATGGACAACTCGGCATCACAACATTTTTCGCTGAATCAACCGATGCATTAGAGCAGATGAGGAAACATATCCCAGAACTCGATTTAGTGATGAATCCGATAAGTCCCCTTTCCACCTTAACGGAAGCTGCGACGAAACTCGGGTACAAAATCAATGTGCTCGAACGAATTGGCGAACACGTATTTCCTGGATTTCAGAAATGGGTTGAACTTACAAAATGCAAGGATGACTGGGGTCCTATTTGGGAGAAAGCCTATGAGCTAAAACTCCATGACTATTTCAACATCGTTCTGCAAAAACAGTAATCTCAAACTCTTGCAGATAATCTCTCACACCATCGGCACAACAACGCAAGCGCAGATTCAATTTACAACAGCAAAGACCGAATCTCCGACGACAAAACCGCGGTCCTCGTCAGTAGCGCCAACGGGTGATAACATATAGAGGATTCTTCGAGAGAACCTTTGTGTCAGCAGAAAAGTCGCCAGCCGAAAGCATAGAGAAAGACGCGCAAGACGAATTGCAGAAGATCGTCGTAGACGAACCTGACCCGAACACCGATTCAGCA includes:
- a CDS encoding exo-alpha-sialidase, whose amino-acid sequence is MPATIMEADCETIAELAETQSRMESHMRRAARLSAALALSLSLATLAVVAQAHTQVLGTGHTPSIASNGKGKMCIVFEGMNEQTGVSDVFCSISDDGGKTWTPRVDVSPTVGVSTRPRVAIESTGAIDVVWTDTAFGENNPDIFFSRSADYGRTWSRATNISHTPGASRDPEIAVGPNDQLHVVFAETPASDLATRDICYSTSADGGKTWTEEHSLENVSQTKSDSAEASLAVSADGLVHVAWKEENASALDRPQIYYSHRTASGWAPGINVSKNLRYSYHPVIACGANGNVFINWLDRARAEGAADIWCITVKDCVPMEPPTRITHTGSIASAAEMTADKANRIAVVWPDRALGLNLPRIRIKTMANGTANPSHSKKFAHNSSVQLAPAVAIDGNNLTVTWEERRLDRNPIKVRSFSMSELLSTR
- a CDS encoding class I SAM-dependent methyltransferase translates to MNKLEESMRAIYGSQDLAAHPFFQGGFINFGYWKDIPITHGIEVNARTSASRALYECLLNQLNITAGDTLLEVGCGHGLGCALICERWHPASVIGIDLMPEQVERANENLHRLTKNDCSITFRQGRSDALDFPADTFTKIYTVEAAQHFPSIPKFLEECWRTLKPNGQLGITTFFAESTDALEQMRKHIPELDLVMNPISPLSTLTEAATKLGYKINVLERIGEHVFPGFQKWVELTKCKDDWGPIWEKAYELKLHDYFNIVLQKQ